One window of Hymenobacter sp. BRD128 genomic DNA carries:
- the bcp gene encoding thioredoxin-dependent thiol peroxidase, which translates to MLPEPGAPAPDFTAPDQHGNPFTLSNLRGQRVALYFYPKDDTPGCTAQACNLRDNESQLAAQGIRVVGVSTDDAASHGKFAAKYDLSFPLIADTDKAIVNAYGVWQEKKNYGKTYWGTVRTTFLIDANGVIEKVIKRPDTKEHAAQVLK; encoded by the coding sequence ATGCTTCCCGAGCCCGGCGCCCCCGCCCCCGATTTCACTGCCCCCGACCAGCACGGCAACCCTTTCACACTGAGCAACCTGCGCGGCCAGCGCGTGGCGCTTTATTTCTACCCTAAAGACGACACCCCCGGCTGCACCGCCCAGGCCTGCAACCTGCGCGACAACGAAAGCCAGCTGGCCGCCCAGGGCATCCGGGTAGTAGGCGTGAGCACCGACGATGCAGCTTCGCACGGCAAGTTTGCGGCGAAGTACGACCTGAGCTTTCCGCTCATCGCCGATACCGACAAGGCCATCGTGAATGCCTACGGCGTGTGGCAGGAAAAGAAAAACTACGGTAAAACCTACTGGGGCACCGTGCGCACCACGTTTCTCATCGATGCTAATGGCGTGATTGAGAAGGTCATCAAGCGCCCTGACACCAAGGAGCACGCCGCGCAAGTGTTGAAATAA
- a CDS encoding NAD(P)H-quinone oxidoreductase translates to MKAIVITQAGGPDVLQLQERPQPVPAAHEVLIKVKAAGLNRSDIALREGRYGGQPVAGVVPGLEVAGAVVAVGAAAPRWQVGDHVCALLSEGAYAEYAAVDARHCLPVPAGWLLEDAASLPETTFTVWANVFQAAALQPGETVLVHGGSSGIGLTLIQLATALGHRVLATAGSASKCQACERLGAARCVNYQQQDFEQAFKDEKINVILDMVGGDYTAKNLRLLAPDGRLQYINAMQGAQVELNLLDIMTKRLRLGGSMLRPRSADFKAALAAEVEKYVWPLATGGQLEPVIYKTFPLAEAAKAQELMASSEHIGKILLVNEG, encoded by the coding sequence ATGAAAGCCATTGTCATTACCCAGGCCGGCGGCCCCGACGTGTTGCAGCTGCAAGAGCGCCCGCAGCCCGTGCCCGCCGCCCACGAAGTACTTATCAAGGTGAAAGCGGCCGGCCTCAATCGCTCCGATATTGCCTTGCGCGAGGGTAGGTACGGTGGCCAGCCCGTGGCCGGCGTAGTGCCCGGCCTGGAAGTGGCCGGCGCGGTGGTGGCCGTGGGCGCGGCGGCCCCGCGCTGGCAGGTGGGCGACCACGTATGCGCTCTGCTGAGCGAGGGCGCCTACGCCGAGTACGCCGCCGTGGATGCTCGCCACTGCCTGCCCGTGCCCGCCGGCTGGTTGCTGGAAGACGCTGCTAGCCTGCCCGAAACTACCTTCACCGTGTGGGCCAATGTATTTCAGGCCGCCGCCCTGCAGCCTGGCGAAACGGTGCTGGTACACGGTGGTAGCAGCGGCATTGGCCTCACGCTCATTCAACTGGCTACTGCGCTGGGGCACCGGGTGCTGGCCACCGCCGGCTCGGCCAGCAAGTGCCAGGCCTGCGAACGGCTAGGGGCCGCCCGGTGCGTCAATTACCAGCAGCAAGACTTTGAGCAAGCGTTTAAGGACGAAAAAATCAACGTTATCCTCGACATGGTGGGGGGCGACTATACCGCCAAAAACCTACGCCTGCTAGCCCCCGATGGCCGCTTGCAATACATCAACGCCATGCAGGGCGCTCAGGTCGAACTCAACCTGCTCGACATCATGACCAAGCGCCTGCGCCTGGGCGGCAGCATGCTGCGCCCCCGCTCGGCCGATTTTAAAGCCGCGCTGGCCGCCGAAGTTGAAAAATACGTGTGGCCCCTGGCTACTGGCGGCCAGCTGGAGCCGGTTATCTACAAGACTTTTCCGCTGGCCGAGGCTGCCAAGGCGCAAGAGCTTATGGCAAGCAGCGAGCACATCGGCAAGATTTTACTGGTGAATGAGGGATAA
- a CDS encoding 3-ketoacyl-ACP reductase: MEKLTGKVALVTGAGKGIGKAIAVALAHEGVHVGLLARSQSQLQEVAAELQKLGVKTSLAAADVADEAAVNAAVAHITSELGPLDILINNAGIGTFAKFLEMPPADWEHIIRVNLLGVYYVTRAALPAMIERQTGDIINISSTSGLRAAAGSSAYSASKFAVMGLSEALMQEVRKHNIRVSALTPSTVATELAINNKLTDGNPEKVMQPADIAEFIIAQLKLNRRIFIKEAGLWSTNP, from the coding sequence ATGGAAAAACTAACTGGCAAAGTCGCCCTCGTAACGGGCGCAGGCAAAGGTATCGGCAAAGCAATTGCCGTGGCGCTGGCCCACGAAGGCGTGCACGTAGGCCTGCTGGCCCGCTCCCAAAGCCAGCTGCAAGAGGTAGCCGCCGAGCTGCAAAAGCTGGGCGTGAAAACCAGCCTCGCCGCCGCCGACGTGGCCGACGAAGCCGCCGTGAATGCCGCCGTGGCACACATCACCAGCGAGCTGGGGCCGCTCGATATTCTGATTAATAACGCGGGCATCGGCACGTTTGCCAAATTTTTGGAAATGCCGCCGGCCGACTGGGAGCACATTATCCGCGTCAACTTGCTGGGGGTGTACTACGTGACGCGGGCCGCCCTGCCCGCCATGATAGAACGGCAAACCGGCGACATTATTAATATTTCCTCGACCTCGGGGCTGCGCGCCGCCGCTGGCAGCAGCGCCTACAGCGCCTCCAAATTTGCCGTGATGGGCCTGAGCGAAGCCCTGATGCAGGAAGTGCGCAAGCACAACATCCGGGTAAGCGCCCTCACGCCGAGCACCGTAGCTACCGAGCTGGCTATCAACAACAAGCTCACCGATGGCAACCCCGAAAAGGTGATGCAGCCCGCAGATATTGCCGAGTTCATCATCGCGCAGTTGAAGCTAAACCGGCGCATTTTTATCAAAGAAGCGGGCCTATGGTCTACTAATCCGTAG
- a CDS encoding MarC family protein, with protein sequence MEVLLATFTTLFSVVNPFGAMPMFLTLTDSDTNAERTATALRSCIYMVAILSVAFFGGQYILNFFGINIQHLRIAGGILLMRSAFELLTPGANRDRVGHEALEESKLKDDISFTPLAMPMLSGPGSMALCIGLIRPTYADKAMTVLGFALVAAAAFIILVSSLRLTKLMGRPGMAALARIMGFLTLAIGVNFFVTAVKVLFHVE encoded by the coding sequence ATGGAAGTTCTGCTCGCCACCTTCACCACGCTCTTCTCGGTTGTCAATCCCTTCGGGGCGATGCCAATGTTTCTTACCCTCACCGACAGCGATACCAATGCCGAGCGCACGGCCACGGCGCTGCGCTCGTGCATCTACATGGTGGCGATATTATCGGTGGCGTTTTTTGGCGGGCAATACATTCTTAATTTCTTCGGTATCAATATTCAGCATCTGCGCATTGCGGGTGGCATTTTACTCATGCGCTCGGCCTTCGAGCTGCTGACGCCCGGCGCCAACCGCGACCGCGTAGGCCACGAGGCGCTGGAAGAAAGTAAGCTGAAGGACGACATCAGCTTCACGCCGCTAGCCATGCCCATGCTCTCGGGGCCGGGCTCGATGGCGCTGTGCATTGGCCTCATTCGCCCTACTTATGCCGACAAAGCCATGACGGTGCTGGGCTTCGCGCTGGTGGCGGCGGCGGCGTTTATCATCCTGGTTTCGTCGCTGCGTCTTACCAAGCTTATGGGCCGGCCCGGCATGGCTGCCCTCGCCCGCATCATGGGTTTTTTAACCCTAGCCATCGGCGTCAATTTCTTCGTGACGGCCGTGAAGGTGCTTTTTCACGTGGAGTAG